One region of Symbiobacterium terraclitae genomic DNA includes:
- the pdhA gene encoding pyruvate dehydrogenase (acetyl-transferring) E1 component subunit alpha translates to MDVRTATLEVERLFPVRQVLSADGKLLEPLPDFLAPQQLKDVYRHMVFLRVFDQRCLNLQRQGRMGTFAPFSGQEASQVGSAYLLRPDRDWIFPTYRDHGAMHVMGVPFVNILRYFMGDEKGSRAPEGVNAFPISIPIATQLLHAVGAAWAGKLRGEDTVAVGYAGDGGTSPGDFHEALNFAAVFNVGAIIFIQNNRYAISTPNSRQFKTPTIAQRALAYGIPGVRVDGQDVLAVLAVMHEAIERARSGGGPTLVESVTFRYGPHTTSDDPKRYRTQEELEEWQARDPIERLRRYLSAQGGWSDSDDEALWESAREQVAAAVAEAEAMPRPSVDELFDYLYAEPTPNLVRQKEYLKAYLAKKEGKLGG, encoded by the coding sequence ATGGACGTACGGACTGCGACACTCGAGGTCGAGCGGCTCTTCCCGGTGCGGCAGGTGCTGAGCGCCGACGGAAAGCTGCTTGAGCCCCTGCCGGACTTCCTGGCCCCGCAGCAGCTCAAGGACGTATACCGCCACATGGTCTTCCTGCGCGTCTTCGACCAGCGCTGCCTCAACCTGCAGCGCCAGGGCCGCATGGGAACCTTTGCGCCCTTCAGCGGGCAGGAGGCGAGCCAGGTGGGTTCGGCCTACCTGCTCCGGCCCGACAGGGACTGGATCTTCCCCACCTACCGGGACCACGGCGCCATGCACGTGATGGGCGTGCCCTTCGTCAACATCCTGCGCTACTTCATGGGCGACGAGAAGGGCAGCCGGGCTCCGGAGGGGGTCAACGCCTTCCCCATCTCCATTCCGATCGCGACCCAGCTGCTCCACGCCGTGGGCGCCGCCTGGGCCGGCAAGCTCAGGGGTGAGGACACGGTGGCCGTGGGCTACGCCGGCGACGGCGGCACCTCGCCCGGCGACTTCCACGAGGCCCTGAACTTCGCCGCGGTCTTCAACGTGGGCGCCATCATCTTCATCCAGAACAACCGCTACGCCATCTCCACCCCCAACAGCCGGCAGTTCAAGACGCCCACGATCGCCCAGCGCGCCCTGGCCTACGGCATCCCCGGCGTGCGGGTGGACGGGCAGGACGTGCTGGCGGTCCTCGCGGTGATGCACGAGGCCATCGAGCGGGCGCGGAGCGGCGGCGGGCCGACGCTGGTGGAGTCCGTCACCTTCCGCTACGGGCCGCACACCACCTCCGACGACCCCAAGCGCTACCGCACGCAGGAGGAGCTGGAGGAGTGGCAGGCGCGGGATCCCATCGAGCGGCTGCGCCGGTACCTCTCCGCGCAGGGCGGCTGGTCCGACAGCGACGACGAGGCGCTGTGGGAGTCCGCCAGGGAGCAGGTGGCTGCGGCCGTCGCCGAGGCGGAGGCCATGCCGCGGCCGTCGGTGGACGAACTGTTCGACTACCTCTACGCAGAGCCCACGCCGAACCTCGTGCGGCAGAAGGAGTACCTGAAGGCCTATCTGGCCAAGAAGGAGGGGAAGCTCGGTGGCTAA
- a CDS encoding alpha-ketoacid dehydrogenase subunit beta, whose translation MAKVTLIQAINDGLRVAMRQDPRVVLMGEDIGINGGVFRATDGLIQEFGPDRVIDCPLAESGILGTAMGMAVNGMRPVVEVQFDGFLAPAHEQLVNQVARVRHRSRGRFTCPLVVRIPSWGGIRALEHHSESIEAWYANNPGLKIVAPSNPYDAKGLLLAAIEDPDPVLFMEPKRLYRAFRAEVPEGYYTVPIGKAAVVREGTDVTVLTYGVHVHTALEAAAKAEAEHGWQAEVIDLRSLNPIDVDTIVASVKKTGRAVVLSEAPRTAGLHSELVALINDHALEYLEAPVARVTGFDIPMPYLLSEDLFIPDAGRVLEAISAVRTY comes from the coding sequence GTGGCTAAGGTGACCTTGATCCAGGCGATCAACGACGGGCTCCGGGTCGCGATGCGGCAGGATCCCCGGGTCGTCCTGATGGGTGAGGACATCGGCATCAACGGCGGCGTGTTCCGCGCAACTGACGGGCTGATCCAGGAGTTCGGCCCCGACCGGGTGATCGACTGCCCCCTGGCCGAGTCCGGCATCCTGGGCACGGCGATGGGCATGGCCGTCAACGGGATGCGGCCGGTGGTGGAGGTGCAGTTCGACGGGTTCCTGGCCCCGGCCCACGAGCAGCTGGTCAACCAGGTCGCCCGGGTGCGGCACCGCAGCCGCGGCCGCTTCACCTGCCCGCTGGTGGTGCGCATCCCGTCCTGGGGCGGCATCCGGGCCCTGGAGCACCACTCCGAGTCCATCGAGGCCTGGTACGCCAACAACCCGGGCCTGAAGATCGTCGCCCCCTCCAACCCGTACGACGCCAAGGGGCTCCTCCTCGCGGCGATCGAGGACCCCGACCCCGTGCTCTTCATGGAGCCGAAGCGGCTCTACCGGGCCTTCCGGGCCGAGGTGCCCGAGGGGTACTACACCGTGCCGATCGGCAAGGCCGCCGTCGTGCGGGAGGGGACGGACGTCACCGTCCTCACCTACGGCGTGCACGTGCACACGGCGCTGGAGGCCGCCGCCAAGGCGGAGGCCGAGCACGGCTGGCAGGCAGAGGTGATCGACCTGCGGTCGCTGAACCCCATCGACGTCGACACGATCGTCGCGTCGGTGAAGAAGACCGGCCGCGCCGTGGTGCTCAGCGAGGCGCCGCGCACCGCCGGGCTGCACAGCGAGCTGGTCGCCCTGATCAACGACCACGCCCTGGAGTACCTCGAGGCGCCTGTCGCCCGGGTGACCGGGTTCGACATCCCCATGCCCTACCTGCTCAGCGAAGACCTGTTCATCCCCGACGCCGGTCGCGTGCTGGAGGCGATCTCGGCGGTCCGGACGTACTAG
- a CDS encoding metalloregulator ArsR/SmtB family transcription factor yields MEQDRRIFEMQARLCQVLASPKRLEILYTLKDQEMTAGELAKAVDVTMPNLSQHLSLMKQHGLVESRKEGLNMYYRVASDQILETLASVRKVLVEQLARQSKLLEQVQ; encoded by the coding sequence GTGGAGCAGGACCGTCGGATCTTTGAAATGCAGGCCCGGCTGTGCCAGGTCCTTGCAAGCCCGAAGCGGCTGGAGATCCTGTACACCCTGAAAGACCAGGAAATGACAGCTGGTGAGCTTGCCAAGGCGGTCGATGTTACCATGCCCAACCTTTCGCAACATCTCTCACTGATGAAGCAGCACGGCCTGGTAGAGTCGCGCAAGGAAGGCCTCAACATGTACTACCGCGTCGCCTCCGACCAGATCCTGGAGACGCTGGCGTCGGTGCGCAAGGTGCTGGTTGAGCAGCTGGCGCGGCAGTCGAAGCTGCTGGAGCAGGTCCAGTAG